ACACCAATGCCCAGCATGCTCAAGGTGGATTTCAACCGGTCATACAGCCCATCGTCATTGACCGAAACCGACCCCATCAGCAAATCCGAATGGCCGCCAAAATATTTGGTCAATGCCTCCACCACGATATCGGCACCATAATTTAACGGTTTGAAATGAAGCGGGCTTGCCCAGGTATTATCAATACCAACGGGAATGCCCCGTTCGCGCGCGGCCCGCACAATGGCGCGCAAATCCTGCACTTCCATGGTGGCGGAACCGGGGCTTTCAACCCAGACCAGCTTTACGCTGTCATCAAGTTCGGCGGCAATATCGGCACCAATTAACGGGTCATATACCCTGTGATGAATACCGCGTTCGGCCAAATACCCGTTGCACAGCGTGCTAACCGGCGGATAGGCGCAATCAGGCACCAAAACCGTATCGCCCGGTTTTAAAAGCGCCAGAAACACCAGCGAAATTGACGCCTGCCCGGAAGGTTGCAGCATGGTGTATTTCGCCCCTTCGAGGGCGGAAATCGATGCCTCAAGGGTGCGTGTCGTTGGCGTGCCATGCAAACCATAAACATATCCCGATGGTCCGCGCTCCATTCGTTTGGCAAAGGCCTGCGCATTGGGAAAGGCAATGGTCGATGCCCGGTAAGTCGGCGTTGCCAGGCTGGCAAAACCTTCGTGGGAAACTTCGGGCGGGCAAACGCAAACGGTTTTGTCTTTCATGTGGGGCGCTCCGTGGTGGCGGGATTTTGGAATTCGTCAGGATCAATCAGGACCCATCAGGGTAATTCAGGGTAATTAAGGCTTACTCAGGTTTTTCTGGCGGGTGGCGGCAAATCTGGTGGCGGTGCGCCTGGCCCGTTTTGGGGGTGTGACGTTAAATGCGGGCGGCAACACAGTGCATTCATAGCAAATCGCATTTACCCCGGCCATGCAAGGACCTTGGCTGCGCACATTTGTTCCCTGCGTGCTCCCCGCCTGTGCCAGGCCAAAAAAATGGCTGTGCGGTACCAGGACCACACAGCCAGTTTATTCCCGAGCGGGAATGAAAGCCCGGCATGGCACGGCCAAACCGGACTTGTTCAAAAATAGAAATCAGATTTCAATTATAGTCGCGCTGGTCATCGATCACCTTGCCATCATTGGGCAGGCTGCCCGGTGTGGCCGGTTCAACAATGCCGCGCAATTTGCACACATCATGAATGGTGGCTGCCACCGCATCGGCATCAAACCTGGCGGCATCGGTTTCGCAGGCCAGCGTCATGACATCATTGTCATTGACCCGCGACACAACCAGCCGCGCCTTGGCAATTTCGGGGTGGCGGCGCACAACTTCGGCCACCTGCTGCGGGTGCACGAACATGCCTTTGACCTTGGTGGTCTGATCCGCACGGCCCATCCAGCCCTTAATACGCTGATTGGTCCGCCCGCACGGGCTTTGGCCCGGCAAAATGGCCGAAAGGTCGCCGGTGGCAAAGCGCACCAGTGGATAATCCATATTAAGGGCGGTCACCAAAACCTCGCCCACCTCGCCATCGGCAACCGGCGTGCCAGTACCCGGGCGGACGATTTCAACAATGATATCCTCAGCCACGATCATGCCTTCGCGGGCATCGCTTTCATAGGCAATCAGGCCCAGATCGGCACTGGCATAACATTGCAGCATGGTCACACCCCGTTCGGCAAACCAGCCGCGCAGAGATTCCGGCAATGCTTCGCCCGAAACCAGCGCCCGGCTGATGGACGAAACGTCCGCGCCCATTTCATCGGCCTTTTCGATCAGGATTTTCAAAAAAGATGGCGTGCCAACATAGCCCGTCGGGCGGATATCGGTAATCGCCTTGACCTGGATTTCGGTTTGCCCCACCCCGGCCGGAATAACCGCACAGCCACAGGCCCGCGCACCGCTGTCAAAAATAAAACCGCCCGGCGTTAAATGATAGGACATGCAGTTATGCACCACATCGCCGGGACGAAAACCCGCCGCGAAATAGGCCCGGCCCATGCGCCACCAGTCATCCCCTTTGCCTTCCGGGTCGTAAATTGGCCCGGGGCTTTGAAAGATACGGCCCAGCGCGCCAATCGGCGTGGCATTTAACCCGGCAAAGGGCGGCTTTGCCGCCTGCATTGCGATCAGGTCGGATTTGCGGGTTACCGGCAGCTTTGCCAGTTCCTCACGGTTGGTCACCGCGCCGCTGGCGACATCCTTCAATATCGTGCCAAAACCGGCACTTTTTTCGCGGGCATGGGCAATCAGGCCCGGCAGCGATGCCATAAGGCGGCCTTCGCGGGCATCGGGGGCCTGTGTTTCCTTGTCGTCAAAATAGGTCTGCAATGTCATGGCCTGTTCCGTCTGCGTTTGGTCTGCCAGTTCGCGGGTCGGGTTTTGCGGGGCGCATCATGCCAATGCCTGAAATGAACGAAAATCTAGCGAGCATTTCCTGTCTGCTTTGACTGCGCCCTGTCCTTAAAGCCAGCGTTTGCGCCGTTTATAGGATTTGATGTTCTTGAAGCTTTTGCGTTCTTCCGAACCACCGCCAAGGTAAAATTCCTTGACGTCTTCATTGTTCAAAAGCTCGTCGCGGGTGCCATCAAGCACCACCTTGCCGCTTTCCATGATATATCCGTAATCGGCAACCTTAAGGGCGCAATTGGCATTCTGTTCAACGATCAGCATCGTAATCCCCTGATCACGATTGATCTTTTCAATGATGCCAAACACTTCCTTGACCAGCAAGGGTGACAGCCCCATCGACGGTTCATCGAGCAAAATCATTTTCGGGCGTGCCATCAGGGCGCGGCCAATCGCCAGCATCTGCTGTTCCCCGCCCGAAAGATAACCGGCAAGGCCAGTGCGTTCACGCAAGCGCGGGAAATATTCATAAACCATATCAATGTCATCTTTGACGCCATTATCCTTGCGGGTATAGGCGCCCAGGCGCAGATTTTCGAGGCAGGTCATATCCTCGATAATGCGGCGGCCTTCCATCACCTGGAAAATGCCCGAACGGACAATATCTTCGGGATAACGGTTGGAAATGGGCTGTCCGGCAAAGGTAATTTCGCCGCGGGTGACTTCGCCGTCTTCGGTTTTGAGCAACCCCGAAATCGCCTTGAGCGTGGTAGACTTCCCTGCCCCGTTCGGGCCAAGCAATGTCACGATGCTGCCCTGGGGCACATCAAGCGATACGCCGCGCAAAACAAGGATCACATCGTCATAAACGACTTCGATGTTATTTACCGACAAAAGCGGCGGCGCGGTTTCAATTTTGCGGGCAGCTTCGGACATGGATCACCTTCGCAACAGCAGCAGAAAAACGACATAACAAATCAATAAATCAAACAATTAGCCCGGCGGAGGCTTACTCCCCGCCACCATGGTGCCGGAACCGTTTGGGGAAAACAGCAGGTTCCGACACCAGGCGGGAGACATCCTTTCAACGCGAAAGGAAGCTGATCTTAGTAGCCAAGCCAGTCATCACGGCGCGGCAGGGTGACGGTTTCAAGTTTGGTCACCTTGATGTCGCCGCCAT
The window above is part of the Thalassospira marina genome. Proteins encoded here:
- a CDS encoding trans-sulfuration enzyme family protein, which translates into the protein MKDKTVCVCPPEVSHEGFASLATPTYRASTIAFPNAQAFAKRMERGPSGYVYGLHGTPTTRTLEASISALEGAKYTMLQPSGQASISLVFLALLKPGDTVLVPDCAYPPVSTLCNGYLAERGIHHRVYDPLIGADIAAELDDSVKLVWVESPGSATMEVQDLRAIVRAARERGIPVGIDNTWASPLHFKPLNYGADIVVEALTKYFGGHSDLLMGSVSVNDDGLYDRLKSTLSMLGIGVSPDDCSLVLRGMETMAVRLKHGSDVALDFATRMANRMDAKMVLHPALPSHPQHDMWKRDFAGASALFSIVVPADMASELDGHIDNAKTFSIGASWGGTHSLMVPMAIGAMRQFTGNAPGGLVLRLSIGMEDPDDLWADLEPIIDMIARVHPA
- a CDS encoding phenylacetate--CoA ligase family protein, giving the protein MTLQTYFDDKETQAPDAREGRLMASLPGLIAHAREKSAGFGTILKDVASGAVTNREELAKLPVTRKSDLIAMQAAKPPFAGLNATPIGALGRIFQSPGPIYDPEGKGDDWWRMGRAYFAAGFRPGDVVHNCMSYHLTPGGFIFDSGARACGCAVIPAGVGQTEIQVKAITDIRPTGYVGTPSFLKILIEKADEMGADVSSISRALVSGEALPESLRGWFAERGVTMLQCYASADLGLIAYESDAREGMIVAEDIIVEIVRPGTGTPVADGEVGEVLVTALNMDYPLVRFATGDLSAILPGQSPCGRTNQRIKGWMGRADQTTKVKGMFVHPQQVAEVVRRHPEIAKARLVVSRVNDNDVMTLACETDAARFDADAVAATIHDVCKLRGIVEPATPGSLPNDGKVIDDQRDYN
- a CDS encoding ABC transporter ATP-binding protein, encoding MSEAARKIETAPPLLSVNNIEVVYDDVILVLRGVSLDVPQGSIVTLLGPNGAGKSTTLKAISGLLKTEDGEVTRGEITFAGQPISNRYPEDIVRSGIFQVMEGRRIIEDMTCLENLRLGAYTRKDNGVKDDIDMVYEYFPRLRERTGLAGYLSGGEQQMLAIGRALMARPKMILLDEPSMGLSPLLVKEVFGIIEKINRDQGITMLIVEQNANCALKVADYGYIMESGKVVLDGTRDELLNNEDVKEFYLGGGSEERKSFKNIKSYKRRKRWL